A genome region from Erigeron canadensis isolate Cc75 chromosome 3, C_canadensis_v1, whole genome shotgun sequence includes the following:
- the LOC122591151 gene encoding probable protein phosphatase 2C 49 isoform X1, with protein sequence MMTATVVASSEVTVVNDVVSHLQEKRSVPEAGVDPQTFPNIRSGSYADIGPRRSMEDEHIRIDDLSPYIMGSSVPNPTAFYGVFDGHGGQEAAAYLKNNVTRLFFQNEQIYQGDDVEKSLREAFLLADSALADDSSVGSSSGTTALTALLLGRLLVVANAGDCRAVLCRKGEAIDMSNDHRPTHPTERRRIEELGGFVDDGYLNGVLSVTRALGDWDMKLALGTASSLIADPEIQQMILTEDDEFLILGCDGIWDVLSSQQAVSRVRRGLRRHDDPEQCAKDLVREALRLGTYDNLTVIVVCFTSMDYFRDTSQHKLKCFSIPTQAFCSFKNLRKK encoded by the exons ATGATGACTGCAACAGTAGTAGCATCATCAGAGGTGACAGTGGTCAACGACGTCGTTTCTCACCTC CAGGAGAAAAGGTCAGTACCTGAAGCAGGTGTTGACCCGCAAACTTTTCCAAACATAAGATCAGGTAGCTATGCGGATATCGGGCCTCGAAGATCAATGGAAGATGAACATATAAGAATAGATGACTTGTCTCCTTATATAATGGGTTCTTCTGTCCCAAACCCGACTGCTTTTTACGGA GTATTTGATGGTCATGGAGGACAGGAAGCCGCGgcttatttgaaaaataatgtGACGcgtttattttttcaaaatgagCAAATTTATCAAGGAGATGATGTTGAAAAGTCTCTTCGGGAAGCATTTCTTTTGGCGGATTCTGCTTTGGCTGACGATTCCAGTGTTGGCTCTTCTTCAGGGACTACTGCGTTGACAGCTTTATTGTTAGGAAG GCTGCTTGTGGTAGCCAATGCAGGAGACTGTAGAGCAGTTCTTTGCAGAAAAGGAGAGGCGATTGATATGTCAAATGATCACAGACCAACTCATCCTACAGAACGAAGGCGTATAGAGGAACTTGGAGGGTTTGTTGATGATGGGTATCTTAATGGTGTTCTCTCAGTAACCAGGGCGTTAGGAGATTGGGACATGAAGTTAGCTTTAGGGACTGCGTCGTCACTAATAGCAGACCCAGAAATTCAACAGATGATACTAACGGAAGATGATGAGTTCCTCATACTTGGGTGTGATGGGATTTGGGATGTACTATCAAGTCAACAAGCGGTTAGTCGGGTGCGTCGTGGCTTACGTCGGCATGATGACCCTGAGCAGTGCGCTAAAGATCTTGTCAGGGAGGCCTTGCGTCTCGGCACCTATGACAATCTCACTGTCattgttgtttgttttactTCCATGGACTATTTCAGAGATACATCACAACATAAGTTGAAATGCTTCAGTATCCCCACACAGGCATTCTGCAGCTTCAAGAATTTGCGGAAAAAATGA
- the LOC122594646 gene encoding GDSL esterase/lipase At3g62280-like, translating to MDMKRVNIVWGILWVSTLFVLSVSTKMITRPMIINFGDSNSDTGGVLAGAGLPIGLPHGITFFHRGTGRFGDGRLIIDFFCEHMKLSYLSPYLESLAPNFTSGVNFAVAGAMTLPQFVPFQLDVQVRQFIHFKNRSLELLSLGSGGFINEDGFRNALYMIDIGQNDLLVALYAANLTYAPVAAKIPSFIAEIKLAIQNIYLYGGRKFWIHNTGPLGCAPKELALHPHNNTDLDRIGCFRVHNDLAKLFNKALRKMCKELRLVLKDTKIVYVDIYTIKYNLFSNPSNYGFVKPFKACCGSGGDPNNYNVKATCGQPGYSICDNVTSAIVWDGVHYTEAANKAVAATILSTPSLKLERFW from the exons ATGGATATGAAGAGGGTGAATATCGTATGGGGGATTCTATGGGTCTCGACGCTATTTGTTCTCTCAGTGTCAACCAAAATGATCACCAGACCGATGATTATCAACTTTGGTGATTCAAATTCCGACACAGGCGGAGTTTTGGCAGGTGCAGGACTTCCCATTGGCCTTCCACATGGCATTACGTTCTTTCACAGAGGGACGGGTCGTTTTGGTGATGGCAGACTCATCATTGACTTTTTCT GTGAACATATGAAGCTGAGTTATTTGAGCCCATATCTTGAATCACTAGCACCAAATTTCACAAGTGGAGTAAACTTTGCAGTAGCTGGAGCCATGACTCTACCACAATTTGTTCCTTTTCAACTCGATGTTCAAGTTCGCCAATTCATTCATTTCAAGAACCGGTCACTTGAACTCCTTTCACTTG GTTCTGGGGGCTTTATAAATGAAGATGGATTTCGAAATGCACTTTACATGATAGATATTGGACAAAATGATCTCCTGGTTGCACTATATGCAGCAAATCTAACCTATGCACCGGTTGCAGCCAAAATTCCATCTTTTATAGCAGAAATCAAACTGGCCATCCAA AATATATACCTATATGGGGGGAGAAAGTTCTGGATACACAACACAGGGCCACTAGGTTGTGCACCTAAAGAGCTTGCATTACATCCACACAACAATACCGATCTTGACAGAATTGGATGCTTTCGTGTCCACAATGATCTAGCCAAGCTTTTCAACAAAGCGTTGCGTAAAATGTGCAAAGAGTTGAGACTAGTACTAAAAGATACAAAAATTGTATATGTGGATATATACACCATCAAATATAATCTCTTCTCAAACCCCTCAAACTATG GATTTGTAAAACCATTCAAGGCATGTTGTGGGTCTGGAGGGGATCCGAATAATTACAATGTGAAAGCCACGTGTGGACAACCGGGGTATAGCATATGTGACAACGTAACATCGGCTATAGTATGGGATGGTGTTCACTACACAGAAGCTGCAAATAAGGCAGTTGCTGCTACGATCCTATCCACACCATCGCTGAAACTGGAGCGGTTTTGGTAG
- the LOC122592125 gene encoding GDSL esterase/lipase At3g62280-like, with amino-acid sequence MKSVNVLLGLLCICVLFGVSVSKPLLINFGDANSDTGGVLAGAGLPIGLPHGITFFHKGTGRFGDGRLILDFICEHLHLGYLSPYLESLAPNFTSGVNFAVAGGMILPKFVPFHLSVQVRQFIHFKNRSLELLSHAPGNYINEDGFRNALYMIDMGQNDILEALYASNLTYAPVAAQIPSFVAETKLAIQNLYQYGARKFWVFSTGPQGCAPKELALHKHTDADLDKIGCYRVHNDVSKLFNKGLRSMCNELKSELKDAVIMYVDIYTIKYDLFANPSKYGFVKPHKACCGYGGDPNNYNVTATCGQPGYNMCSNVSSAIVWDGVHYTEAANKIVAAKILSMPSLKLGRFWST; translated from the exons ATGAAGAGTGTAAATGTTCTTTTGGGCCTTCTATGCATTTGTGTGCTCTTTGGTGTATCAGTGTCCAAACCACTACTTATTAACTTTGGGGATGCAAACTCCGACACAGGAGGTGTGCTAGCCGGTGCAGGACTCCCCATTGGCCTCCCACATGGCATTACATTTTTTCACAAAGGCACGGGCCGTTTTGGAGATGGTCGACTCATCCTTGACTTTATTT GTGAACATCTACATTTGGGTTATCTGAGCCCATATCTAGAATCACTGGCACCAAATTTTACAAGTGGCGTAAATTTTGCAGTAGCTGGAGGCATGATACTGCCAAAATTTGTTCCTTTTCATCTTAGTGTTCAAGTTCGCCAATTCATCCATTTCAAGAATCGTTCACTAGAACTTCTGTCACATG CTCCTGGGAACTATATCAATGAAGATGGATTTCGTAACGCACTATACATGATAGATATGGGACAAAATGATATCCTTGAAGCACTATATGCGTCAAACCTTACTTATGCACCGGTTGCAGCTCAAATTCCATCTTTTGTGGCGGAAACTAAACTAGCTATTCAA AACTTGTACCAGTATGGGGCGAGAAAGTTTTGGGTATTCAGCACAGGGCCACAGGGTTGTGCTCCTAAAGAACTTGCATTACATAAACACACAGATGCTGACCTGGACAAAATCGGATGCTATCGTGTCCACAACGATGTATCCAAACTTTTTAATAAAGGGTTACGTAGCATGTGCAACGAGCTGAAGTCAGAATTGAAGGATGCAGTTATTATGTATGTGGATATCTACACTATAAAATACGATCTTTTTGCTAATCCCTCAAAATATG GATTTGTAAAACCACACAAGGCATGTTGTGGGTATGGAGGAGATCCAAACAATTACAATGTGACAGCCACATGCGGGCAACCCGGATACAACATGTGCAGTAACGTATCATCGGCCATAGTATGGGACGGTGTTCACTACACAGAGGCTGCAAATAAAATAGTTGCTGCTAAAATCCTTTCCATGCCATCACTAAAACTAGGCCGCTTTTGGTCCACCTGA
- the LOC122591152 gene encoding uncharacterized protein LOC122591152: MSSSATLFSSVTTIKSRRPTYSNSLHLTNKLPLLSSPFLDPTSFRPIIHHHIHGRNTTKPTSKHPILMEWQDCTVKKEIDVPISVAYNCYLDRESIPRWMPFISTVKVLEDNPELSRWTLKYSAFGRDLEFSWLARNMQPIPNQKIHWRSLEGLPNRGAVRFFPKGSSSCLVELTVSYEVPQLLAPVAAALQPFTANLLGRGLERFANFARTYQTDSV; encoded by the exons ATGTCGTCATCTGCAACCCTGTTTTCCTCCGTCACAACCATCAAATCCCGCCGGCCAACGTATTCAAACAGTCTCCACTTAACAAACAAACTTCCACTACTATCATCCCCATTCCTTGACCCAACATCATTCCGTCCAATTATCCATCATCATATTCATGGGCGGAATACCACTAAACCCACATCCAAACACCCCATTCTCATGGAGTGGCAGGACTGCAC GGTTAAAAAGGAAATAGATGTGCCGATTTCTGTAGCATATAATTGTTATCTTGATAGAGAATCTATTCCTCGTTGGATGCCTTTCATTTCCACCGTTAAG GTATTAGAAGACAACCCTGAGCTGTCAAGATGGACTCTCAAGTATTCAGCATTTGGGCGTGATCTGGAATTTTCTTGGCTTGCTCGCAATATGCAG CCAATCCCAAATCAAAAAATCCATTGGAGATCTTTAGAAGGTCTTCCCAACAG AGGAGCTGTACGATTTTTTCCTAAAGGTTCCTCGTCATGTTTAGTTGAA CTTACAGTTTCATATGAAGTACCTCAACTATTGGCCCCTGTGGCAGCT GCTTTACAACCTTTCACTGCAAACTTGCTGGGACGTGGGTTGGAAAGGTTTGCTAACTTTGCAAGGACATACCAAACGGATTCAGTCTGA
- the LOC122591254 gene encoding SWR1-complex protein 4 isoform X1, translated as MDAKDILGLPKSSLPGIPVDKKSRPQKDSQRKPDGISREVYALTGGVPPLMPSVDVNHLKKRHQPENEKITWEWLGFTNSARKDNLQLYHWVRVVNGTPPKGDYSFAKYNKSVDVLKYTDEEYEKLLADPKWTKEETDQLFDMCQRFDLRFVVIADRFPSDRSVEELKHRYYSVSKAILIARALTPADVSGHPLVKEPYNITQEIERKRALSMVLSQTKQQERKDAEVLSEAKRITESRMAAKAAEQAELAVMSNTSPEGVEKTSILVDTASPSNMQVTSGVAPLVSMAENAAAAAASLRTLRVYLRTYALEQMVQAASSTAGLRTIKRVEQFLQELKVNLKPKVPTKAVCAEHLELRKEILTLLNLQKQLQNKEEGSSYRESSYTETPDTPKLLQRGMDQDRTFIPDSVSFGAISGERVGKRDQKRKGPGREAPSSPAQSHKRPRKLKATDS; from the exons ATGGATGCAAAAGACATTTTAGGGCTCCCAAAAAGTTCACTCCCTGGAATTCCAGTTGATAAAAAATCAAGACCTCAAAAAGATTCTCAGAGAAAACCTGATGGCATTTCCCGTGAG GTTTATGCACTTACTGGTGGTGTACCACCTCTTATGCCTTCTGTTGATGTTAATCATCTCAAAAAACGTCATCAGCCTGAAAATGAAAAG ATAACATGGGAATGGCTTGGTTTTACAAATTCTGCTAGGAAAGATAACTTGCAGCTATATCATTGG GTCAGAGTTGTAAATGGAACTCCGCCAAAAGGAGATTATTCGTTTGCAAAGTACAACAAG TCAGTTGATGTCCTCAAGTACACTGACGAAGAGTACGAGAAGCTTCTGGCAGATCCG AAATGGACCAAAGAAGAGACAGATCAGCTGTTTGATATGTGCCAACGTTTTGATCTTCGCTTTGTTGTAATTGCGGATAGATTTCCATCAGATCGATCAGTTGAGGAACTGAAACATCGGTACTATAGCG TTTCTAAAGCAATATTGATTGCAAGGGCTCTAACTCCTGCTGATGTTTCTGGTCACCCTCTTGTTAAG GAACCTTACAACATCACTCAAGAGATCGAACGGAAGCGTGCATTGTCCATGGTCCTCTCTCAGACAAAGCAACAAGAGCGTAAAGATGCTGAG GTTCTTTCCGAAGCTAAGAGAATTACCGAGTCTCGTATGGCTGCTAAG GCTGCCGAGCAAGCTGAATTGGCTGTCATGTCAAATACTAGCCCAGAAGGTGTGGAGAAAACTAGCATTCTTGTTGATACTGCGTCGCCTTCTAATATGCAGGTTACCTCGGGTGTTGCACCTTTGGTCTCAATGGCAGAGAATGCTGCTGCCGCTGCAGCTTCCCTTCGCACG CTTCGCGTATACTTGAGAACATATGCGCTGGAGCAAATGGTGCAAGCTGCCAGCTCAACAGCAGGATTGCGAACGATCAAGCGTGTTGAACAATTCTTACAAGAGCTTAAG GTGAATTTGAAACCCAAAGTCCCCACTAAAGCTGTTTGTGCTGAGCATCTAGAATTGCGGAAAGAGATACTGACTCTTCTAAACCTTCAGAAACAG TTGCAAAATAAGGAGGAAGGCTCATCTTATCGTGAAAGTTCATATACTGAAACACCAGACACACCAAAG CTTTTACAGCGTGGGATGGATCAGGACAGAACATTTATTCCCGACTCAGTAAGCTTTGGAG CAATATCAGGGGAAAGAGTTGGCAAACGGGACCAGAAACGCAAG GGACCTGGAAGAGAAGCTCCATCTTCACCTGCCCAGTCTCATAAAAGGCCTCGAAAGTTGAAGGCTACCGATAGTTAG
- the LOC122592126 gene encoding ATP-dependent DNA helicase PIF1-like: MRLQTGANNQDKEEIKKIAEWILTVGEGTAEGNNDGATEIEIPNDVLIKSEKNHVKSIVSAIFPSIVEHLNDKGYFEDKAILVPTNEEVDSINEYVLSKIKADEHTHFSSDSVCQSEFIDEFEQALYAPEILNGFKVSGIPNHKLVLKEGVPVMLLRNIDQSNGLCNGTRLRITRLGKHVIEAEVISGNNIGYKTYIPRMKLIPSDKRIPFRFHRRQFPLVVYFAMTINKSQGQSLSTVGLYLQRPVFTHGQLYVAISRVKSKKGLKVLICDKDGKPKNTTTNVVYKEVLQKMKEDTTF, from the coding sequence ATGCGTTTGCAGACCGGCGCAAATAATCAAGACAAagaggaaataaaaaaaatcgcAGAATGGATATTGACAGTTGGCGAAGGGACGGCAGAAGGTAACAACGACGGAGCTACAGAAATTGAGATACCCAATGACGTGCTGATTAAATCCGAAAAAAATCATGTCAAGTCTATTGTGTCAGCTATTTTTCCTTCGATTGTAGAACATCTTAATGACAAGGGATACTTTGAAGACAAGGCAATTTTGGTACCTACAAATGAAGAGGTCGATTCGATCAATGAATACGTACTATCGAAGATAAAAGCAGACGAGCATACTCACTTCAGCTCAGACAGTGTTTGCCAGTCAGAGTTCATTGACGAGTTTGAACAAGCTTTGTACGCGCCAGAAATCCTAAATGGGTTCAAAGTTTCAGGGATACCCAATCACAAACTGGTACTAAAGGAAGGCGTGCCCGTGATGTTACTTCGCAATATAGACCAATCTAATGGGTTATGCAATGGGACGAGATTAAGGATAACAAGATTAGGAAAGCATGTGATTGAAGCGGAAGTGATATCTGGCAACAACATTGGGTACAAAACTTACATCCCCAGAATGAAGCTAATACCATCAGATAAAAGAATACCGTTCAGGTTTCATCGAAGACAGTTCCCTTTGGTCGTTTATTTCGCAATGACAATCAACAAAAGTCAAGGACAATCTTTATCGACCGTTGGTCTGTATCTACAACGTCCAGTCTTCACGCACGGACAGTTGTATGTTGCGATCTCTCGGGTTAAGTCGAAAAAGGGACTTAAGGTGCTGATATGCGACAAAGACGGGAAGCCAAAAAACACCACAACAAATGTCGTCTACAAAGAAGTGTTGCAAAAGATGAAGGAGGATACAACCTTCTAA
- the LOC122591151 gene encoding probable protein phosphatase 2C 49 isoform X2: MMTATVVASSEVTVVNDVVSHLEKRSVPEAGVDPQTFPNIRSGSYADIGPRRSMEDEHIRIDDLSPYIMGSSVPNPTAFYGVFDGHGGQEAAAYLKNNVTRLFFQNEQIYQGDDVEKSLREAFLLADSALADDSSVGSSSGTTALTALLLGRLLVVANAGDCRAVLCRKGEAIDMSNDHRPTHPTERRRIEELGGFVDDGYLNGVLSVTRALGDWDMKLALGTASSLIADPEIQQMILTEDDEFLILGCDGIWDVLSSQQAVSRVRRGLRRHDDPEQCAKDLVREALRLGTYDNLTVIVVCFTSMDYFRDTSQHKLKCFSIPTQAFCSFKNLRKK, encoded by the exons ATGATGACTGCAACAGTAGTAGCATCATCAGAGGTGACAGTGGTCAACGACGTCGTTTCTCACCTC GAGAAAAGGTCAGTACCTGAAGCAGGTGTTGACCCGCAAACTTTTCCAAACATAAGATCAGGTAGCTATGCGGATATCGGGCCTCGAAGATCAATGGAAGATGAACATATAAGAATAGATGACTTGTCTCCTTATATAATGGGTTCTTCTGTCCCAAACCCGACTGCTTTTTACGGA GTATTTGATGGTCATGGAGGACAGGAAGCCGCGgcttatttgaaaaataatgtGACGcgtttattttttcaaaatgagCAAATTTATCAAGGAGATGATGTTGAAAAGTCTCTTCGGGAAGCATTTCTTTTGGCGGATTCTGCTTTGGCTGACGATTCCAGTGTTGGCTCTTCTTCAGGGACTACTGCGTTGACAGCTTTATTGTTAGGAAG GCTGCTTGTGGTAGCCAATGCAGGAGACTGTAGAGCAGTTCTTTGCAGAAAAGGAGAGGCGATTGATATGTCAAATGATCACAGACCAACTCATCCTACAGAACGAAGGCGTATAGAGGAACTTGGAGGGTTTGTTGATGATGGGTATCTTAATGGTGTTCTCTCAGTAACCAGGGCGTTAGGAGATTGGGACATGAAGTTAGCTTTAGGGACTGCGTCGTCACTAATAGCAGACCCAGAAATTCAACAGATGATACTAACGGAAGATGATGAGTTCCTCATACTTGGGTGTGATGGGATTTGGGATGTACTATCAAGTCAACAAGCGGTTAGTCGGGTGCGTCGTGGCTTACGTCGGCATGATGACCCTGAGCAGTGCGCTAAAGATCTTGTCAGGGAGGCCTTGCGTCTCGGCACCTATGACAATCTCACTGTCattgttgtttgttttactTCCATGGACTATTTCAGAGATACATCACAACATAAGTTGAAATGCTTCAGTATCCCCACACAGGCATTCTGCAGCTTCAAGAATTTGCGGAAAAAATGA
- the LOC122591254 gene encoding SWR1-complex protein 4 isoform X2, which yields MAFPVYALTGGVPPLMPSVDVNHLKKRHQPENEKITWEWLGFTNSARKDNLQLYHWVRVVNGTPPKGDYSFAKYNKSVDVLKYTDEEYEKLLADPKWTKEETDQLFDMCQRFDLRFVVIADRFPSDRSVEELKHRYYSVSKAILIARALTPADVSGHPLVKEPYNITQEIERKRALSMVLSQTKQQERKDAEVLSEAKRITESRMAAKAAEQAELAVMSNTSPEGVEKTSILVDTASPSNMQVTSGVAPLVSMAENAAAAAASLRTLRVYLRTYALEQMVQAASSTAGLRTIKRVEQFLQELKVNLKPKVPTKAVCAEHLELRKEILTLLNLQKQLQNKEEGSSYRESSYTETPDTPKLLQRGMDQDRTFIPDSVSFGAISGERVGKRDQKRKGPGREAPSSPAQSHKRPRKLKATDS from the exons ATGGCATTTCCC GTTTATGCACTTACTGGTGGTGTACCACCTCTTATGCCTTCTGTTGATGTTAATCATCTCAAAAAACGTCATCAGCCTGAAAATGAAAAG ATAACATGGGAATGGCTTGGTTTTACAAATTCTGCTAGGAAAGATAACTTGCAGCTATATCATTGG GTCAGAGTTGTAAATGGAACTCCGCCAAAAGGAGATTATTCGTTTGCAAAGTACAACAAG TCAGTTGATGTCCTCAAGTACACTGACGAAGAGTACGAGAAGCTTCTGGCAGATCCG AAATGGACCAAAGAAGAGACAGATCAGCTGTTTGATATGTGCCAACGTTTTGATCTTCGCTTTGTTGTAATTGCGGATAGATTTCCATCAGATCGATCAGTTGAGGAACTGAAACATCGGTACTATAGCG TTTCTAAAGCAATATTGATTGCAAGGGCTCTAACTCCTGCTGATGTTTCTGGTCACCCTCTTGTTAAG GAACCTTACAACATCACTCAAGAGATCGAACGGAAGCGTGCATTGTCCATGGTCCTCTCTCAGACAAAGCAACAAGAGCGTAAAGATGCTGAG GTTCTTTCCGAAGCTAAGAGAATTACCGAGTCTCGTATGGCTGCTAAG GCTGCCGAGCAAGCTGAATTGGCTGTCATGTCAAATACTAGCCCAGAAGGTGTGGAGAAAACTAGCATTCTTGTTGATACTGCGTCGCCTTCTAATATGCAGGTTACCTCGGGTGTTGCACCTTTGGTCTCAATGGCAGAGAATGCTGCTGCCGCTGCAGCTTCCCTTCGCACG CTTCGCGTATACTTGAGAACATATGCGCTGGAGCAAATGGTGCAAGCTGCCAGCTCAACAGCAGGATTGCGAACGATCAAGCGTGTTGAACAATTCTTACAAGAGCTTAAG GTGAATTTGAAACCCAAAGTCCCCACTAAAGCTGTTTGTGCTGAGCATCTAGAATTGCGGAAAGAGATACTGACTCTTCTAAACCTTCAGAAACAG TTGCAAAATAAGGAGGAAGGCTCATCTTATCGTGAAAGTTCATATACTGAAACACCAGACACACCAAAG CTTTTACAGCGTGGGATGGATCAGGACAGAACATTTATTCCCGACTCAGTAAGCTTTGGAG CAATATCAGGGGAAAGAGTTGGCAAACGGGACCAGAAACGCAAG GGACCTGGAAGAGAAGCTCCATCTTCACCTGCCCAGTCTCATAAAAGGCCTCGAAAGTTGAAGGCTACCGATAGTTAG
- the LOC122590602 gene encoding shaggy-related protein kinase gamma, translated as MASVSVVPASAVKEPSENAVGAERLPDEMSDMRIRDDREMEPAIVDGNGAETGHIIVTTIGGRNGQPKQTISYMAERVVGHGSFGVVFQAKCLETGEAVAIKKVLQDKRYKNRELQTMRVLDHPNVVALKHCFFSTTEKEELYLNLVLEYVPETVHRVIKHYNKMNQRMPMIYVKLYSYQIFRALAYIHGSIGVCHRDIKPQNLLVNPHTHQVKLCDFGSAKVLVKGEPNISYICSRYYRAPELIFGATEYTTAIDIWSGGCVLAELLLGQPLFPGESGVDQLVEIIKVLGTPTREEIKCMNPNYTEYKFPQIKAHPWHKIFHKRMPPEAVDLVSRLLQYSPNLRSTALEAMIHPFFDELRDPATRLPNGRFLPPLFNFKPHELKGVPVEMLIKLVPEHARKHCAFLGL; from the exons ATGGCATCGGTAAGTGTGGTTCCAGCTTCTGCAGTGAAAGAACCTAGTGAGAATGCAGTTGGCGCGGAAAGGTTGCCAGATGAAATGAGTGACATGAGAATTCGGGACGATAGG GAAATGGAACCTGCAATAGTTGATGGAAATGGGGCAGAGACGGGCCATATCATTGTGACTACCATTGGCGGTAGAAATGGCCAGCCAAAACAG ACAATTAGTTACATGGCCGAGCGTGTTGTTGGGCATGGGTCTTTTGGAGTTGTGTTTCAGGCCAAGTGTTTAGAAACAGGAGAAGCTGTGGCTATCAAGAAGGTTCTGCAGGATAAGAGGTACAAGAACCGGGAGCTACAAACCATGCGCGTGTTGGATCACCCAAACGTTGTTGCTTTGAAGCATTGTTTCTTTTCAACAacagaaaaggaagaactgtaTCTAAATCTTGTATTAGAGTATGTTCCTGAAACCGTTCATCGAGTGATTAAACACTACAACAAGATGAATCAAAGGATGCCCATGATTTATGTCAAACTATACAGTTACCAG ATTTTCAGAGCCCTGGCCTACATTCATGGTAGTATTGGAGTGTGTCATAGGGATATCAAACCTCAAAATTTACTA GTAAACCCACATACCCATCAGGTCAAGCTGTGCGACTTTGGAAGTGCGAAAGTTTTG GTTAAAGGAGAGCCAAACATTTCTTACATATGTTCAAGGTATTATCGTGCACCTGAGCTAATATTTGGGGCCACCGAATATACTACAGCGATAGATATCTGGTCTGGTGGATGTGTTTTGGCAGAACTGCTGCTTGGACAG CCTCTTTTTCCTGGTGAGAGTGGAGTTGATCAGTTAGTCGAGATCATAAAG GTTTTGGGTACCCCAACAAGAGAAGAGATCAAGTGCATGAACCCCAACTACACAGAATACAAGTTCCCTCAGATTAAAGCCCACCCGTGGCATAAG ATATTCCATAAGCGGATGCCTCCAGAAGCTGTTGATCTTGTTTCAAGGCTCCTGCAGTACTCCCCAAATCTTCGAAGCACTGCT TTGGAGGCAATGATCCATCCCTTTTTTGACGAGTTACGTGATCCTGCTACCAGGCTACCAAATGGGCGTTTTCTTCCACCACTTTTCAATTTTAAGCCTCATG AGCTTAAAGGGGTACCTGTGGAGATGCTTATAAAGTTGGTCCCAGAGCATGCCAGAAAGCATTGTGCATTCCTTGGATTGTAA
- the LOC122592127 gene encoding uncharacterized protein LOC122592127, with translation MLLVVYTLEFQKWGLPHAHICLFFEETNKIRTPEDIDRVISAEIPDEEVDSELHHLVSEFMIHGPCGKDGPSNTCMKDKKCSKHFPKEITESTRIDGKGYPVYRRRKTGVTVEKNGVPLDNRYVVGYNPILIKLYQAHMNIEWCNQLGAIKYLFKYINKGPDRITVGFPKKNGNGDKENQTIHEDEIAGYYDCRYIFACKAAWRLFGFDIHYQTPTVQRLSFHIKDRKPILFDQHEEIADVVTKHTVKQS, from the exons ATGTTACTCGTTGTGTACACCTTGGAATTCCAAAAATGGGGTTTGCCGCATGCACATATATGTCTATTCTTCGAAGAAACCAACAAAATAAGAACCCCAGAAGATATCGATCGTGTTATATCAGCTGAAATTCCAGATGAAGAAGTGGATAGTGAGTTACATCATCTTGTGTCTGAATTTATGATACACGGACCATGCGGAAAGGACGGCCCATCAAACACCTGTATGAAAGACAAAaaatgctcaaaacactttccaaAAGAGATTACAGAATCAACTCGCATAGACGGGAAAGGATATCCAGTGtatagaagaagaaaaaccGGAGTGACTGTTGAAAAAAACGGAGTTCCATTGGATAACAG GTATGTCGTGGGTTACAATCCGATACTCATCAAGCTGTATCAAGCACACATGAATATCGAATGGTGTAACCAACTCGGAGCAATCAAATATCTGTTTAAATATATCAACAAGGGACCAGACAGAATAACAGTCGGCTTTCCAAAGAAAAACGGAAATGGCGACAAGGAAAACCAAACAATACATGAAGACGAGATCGCAGGTTACTATGATTGTCGTTACATCTTTGCATGTAAAgcagcatggagattatttggTTTTGACATCCACTATCAGACACCGACCGTTCAGAGATTATCCTTCCACATTAAAGACCGGAAACCAATCCTCTTTGATCAACATGAGGAAATTGCTGATGTTGTCACAAAGCATACAGTCAAACAATCCTAG